Within Sorangiineae bacterium MSr11367, the genomic segment CCAGTGCAGCCACGCCCATCGTGGCCGCGATCTTCGTGTTGGCAGGAAAGGCCACCTCGACGGGCGCGTTCGTGTGGAAGAACACGGAGCGCTTCTACGACGTGACCAGCGGCGACAATGGCAGCGGTACCCCCGACGGCGGCATCTCCTGCGTCGCCGGGGACAATGGATCGTACTTGTGCAACGCGAAGGTCGGCTTCGACGGCCCCACCGGGTGGGGAACGCCGAACACCGCGGCGCTTCTCGCTGCCTCGCTCGATGACGCCGGCCCGGCCCCCGTCGACGATGCCGGCCCGGTCGTGGACGGCGGCGCGAGCTCCGACGCATCGATCGACGCGTCGGTGGTGATCCCGCCGTTGATGGACGCATCGAGCGGCAGCGGCAAGACCGACGCGAGCTCCTCCCATGCCGCCAGCCCGAACGGGGCCTCCAGCGGTGGGAACACGGGATGCTCGGTCTCCTTCGACGCCGGGGAGCATTCGCCGACCGCGGGTGTTTTGTTTGCAATGATGGGTATCCTCGCAGCGCGGAGAGGGCGTAAACTCTTGCGTTGAGATGTGGATTCACTGCCCTTGGCTTCGGGCATCGTCATCGGCCGTCGCCGCGATGACGCTCACGTTTGCGCAGTTGGCATCGGCCAATTCCCGCGACGTTTGTGCACCGTCGAGCGATCCGAACACCGCGTGGTGCTTGGCCAAGGTGCAGACCGACGCCTACGGAGTGCGGCCCACGCTGGCGGGGCCGAGCGGCCTTGGCCCTGCCGATCTTACGTCGGCGTACAGCGTTCCATCCAGCGGCACATCGACCGGCATCATCGCCGTCGTGGATGCGTTCGACAACCCGAACGTCGAGGCCGATCTCGCGACGTACCGCTCCACCTTTGGCCTTCCTCCGTGCACGACCGCCAATGGCTGTTTCAAAAAGGTAAACCAGCGCGGTGCTTCGTCGCCGTTGCCCGCCCCGGACAGCGGGTGGGCCAGCGAGATGGCGATCGACACGCAGCTGGCCAGCGCCATTTGCCCGGCCTGTCGCATCCTGCTCGTCGAGGCGGACGGCGCGACGATGGCCGACCTCGGCGCGGCCGTCGTCATGGCGGTGCGCCTTGGCGCAAGCGTGGTGTCGAACAGCTGGGGAGGCATCGAGAGCGCCGAATCCGTCGACTACGATCGTGCGTACTTCACGCATGACGGCGTGACCATCTTCGCGAGCTCCGGCGACCAGGGGTATTCGCAAGGCGCTCTGTTCCCTGCCGCCGGCACGCGGGTCATCGGGGTTGGCGGCACCACGCTCGCCCGCGCCTCCAATGCGCGCGGCTGGACCGAAACGGTATGGGGCGGAAGCGACACCGCCTCTCCCGGCACGGGCAGCGGCTGCAGCAGCTACATCGCGCGCCCCTCGTGGGTCGATCCGGTGGCGACCCCGCGATGCGCGAAGAAAACGGTGAACGACGTCGCCGCGGTCGCCGATCCGCGCACCGGCGTGGCCATCTACAACACGTACGAAGGCGCGGGTTGGGCCGTTTACGGCGGTACCAGCCTGGGTCCACCCATCGTGGCGGCCATGTTCGTGCTTGCGGGCAAAGGCGCCGCCGGCGGTTCACTCATCTGGAAGAACCGCGCCGCCTTCCTCGATATCACCGCCGGCACCAACGCCAACGGCTCCCCATCCGGGGGCGTCACCTGCGATCCCGGCGCGGACAACCTTTGCAACGCCGTCGCCGGTTTCGACGCGCCGTCGGGGTGGGGGACACCCATCGCCTCCGCCCTGCGCGACGTCCCCTTCGACGCAGGC encodes:
- a CDS encoding S8 family serine peptidase — translated: MTLTFAQLASANSRDVCAPSSDPNTAWCLAKVQTDAYGVRPTLAGPSGLGPADLTSAYSVPSSGTSTGIIAVVDAFDNPNVEADLATYRSTFGLPPCTTANGCFKKVNQRGASSPLPAPDSGWASEMAIDTQLASAICPACRILLVEADGATMADLGAAVVMAVRLGASVVSNSWGGIESAESVDYDRAYFTHDGVTIFASSGDQGYSQGALFPAAGTRVIGVGGTTLARASNARGWTETVWGGSDTASPGTGSGCSSYIARPSWVDPVATPRCAKKTVNDVAAVADPRTGVAIYNTYEGAGWAVYGGTSLGPPIVAAMFVLAGKGAAGGSLIWKNRAAFLDITAGTNANGSPSGGVTCDPGADNLCNAVAGFDAPSGWGTPIASALRDVPFDAGPPPDADPPEDAGPSDAGADAILDAGTDAGTPIPKSDAGNGREPAPTNPADGSSGGSCTIAEPGAASAGASALACALSLLLLRRRRGSR